The following nucleotide sequence is from Pedobacter sp. PACM 27299.
GTAGGGGTGAATCTTCTTTATTCTCCATTGTATTTTTTATTGTTAGCAGAAAATATAATACCGGAGAATTTTTCGGTCTCTATGTATAAATTTTGACTATCCTCTACCTTTTTGATATTATAACTATGGTCATCAACAGATTTATTAGATAAATCAGAAACATGCTAAAAAGAATGAAGTAAAAATCATCATTCCAATCCTATAGTGCAGAGTTTTGCTCCTTAAACTTAAAGCATAATTTTTAGTCACAATTCTAATGTAACAATAAATCCTTGTATACTGGAATTTACACAAATTATGCATCTTATGCAAGTTATTTGATCTAATAATGTACCTACTCCTTATTATTGCAATTGTATCTATATTGCAACAAGATTTTGTTTTAATATTAATACAATTATGTGGCGAAAATTATTTTAATTGGGCTCTTCGAAAAGAATAAAACTATCGCCAAACTACTTTTTCTATCGCTATTATTATTATTATGCTCGTCAAAATTTCAAGACAAGACTGTTTAAAGATGTATCCGAAGCTTCCTACAAAGGTCTATGATGCTGACAAAGACAATGACATTTATTTCTACCCTGAAGCCTACTCTTATGAAATATTAACTGTTGCCCGCAATACTTTTAGAGGACGTATCACAATGTTGGGCGTTGAAATTTCAAAGATTGTCAAAAAGACCGGTTGTAATAATCTAATATTCCTTGGCGATGACAGCATCCCATGGCTTTATCGAGACAGTGATTATAAACCTGCAAAACTAGCATTAGATTATTTATTGGAAAACAAAGTAGGCAAGAAATTTAATGGTGCCTTACGGGTTGATGGGTTAGAAATACCTGCTTTTGTTAGACATTTGGCTTGGCTAACCAGATGTAATACTTTATTGCCTTATGTGTATTTTACAGATCCTGAACATAATATTATTGGTAGTATTTGTCAGTATGGTAATTTACACATAAGTATTCTAAATATAAAACTGCACAGATTCTTCAGCCCTATTTTGAAAATAGTAAATTGGAGCAATTGAACGCTGAACATTGTACTTAACTCTTCTATCAAATTTAAATAATCAATTATAATTAATGCAACCACTAAAAAAAGAAGTTAATGACTTTATGAGTGCTCATTTTAATAAATCAGAGATCAGAGCGCCATTATTTTTTAATTCTAGATATGGCTTGAGGTTTGATTTGCAGTGTGGAGAGACTGACACTGAAGAATATTTTCATGCAGCAGTATTAAGAGCACAGCAGCTATTCGAGGAAACTTTTAGTAAAAATGACAGCGTAATGTTCTATCTGGTTGATTTTAAGTGGAAAAGAAGAAAACTGAGATTCTCAAATTACTGTTTTAAACAAATAGAGGGACTGACTGAAGATGAAACTGAGTATCATGTAGTAAGAGGGTTATATGAATCAGAGAATAGTTTAGATATTAGAAACGTCGCATTGATCAAAGTTTTGAGAAATAGGATCAACCATATTGGTATCTTCACAGCAATAGCAAACAAAGACTTTTCTAGGCAACCTGGACTCGATAAATATGGGTTTTTAGGTAGTAAGGAAGTTTATTTTATTAATCTTGATAAGCAAATTATCTTTCATATGTATGATGATAGGGGCTTAGATATTATAGCTAGTAAAATTGAAGTTTTAAAATCGGTGTATTTTAAGTTTAATCATTTGCTGCTTGAAGTTAATCGCAATGAAATTGACAAAAATTTCAGTTCAATAATCTGATAAACAGTGTGTAGTGTGATTATGTCCTTAGGCGTCAGTTGTAATGACATCCCAATTTAAAGATGAATTTGTTACCCAATTAATTGCATGCTGGCGTTCGAGTACTATGCTGGGATCTAAATCTAAAGGAGTAAGATTATTCAATTCTACATTTCTTAAAGCCCAATGTATTCTGTAGGTTAAATCCCATATACCTAATATTTCAGAGGCTGGTCTAATCATAGCTGATTGAATAAACTCCTTCGTTCCTGTCATAAAATCAGGAATCTTGTTAAAGATGGAGTCCATTTCAATTTCTTGTTGAGGAAGCTCTAATTTTTCAATCTTATTGATGGTAAATAATAGTAGCCAAATGCCTTCAGAGCGCCACGATAAGTTGATCCTTTCTTTTTCTGTTAATTTATCCTTCAAAAATAGTTTCTGCTCAGCTTCTGTTACGCTACCCCAGAGATTTTATGTTTTTAGAAATTCTATTATTTCAAATTTGTCCTCCTCAACGTTGGATATATAACACAAATAGGTCAGAATTAGTATTCGTTTAGCAATGTCTTGCGGTGATCTAATTTCAGATTCCTGCTCTTTTTCAATCAAAGGGACATGTTCAAAAAAAGGAATACCTAGAGATGTTAATAATATTTCAGTTTGATTTTAATGTACTCATAAATTAGTTGTAGGATTATGTCTTACTCTTTAATTTCTTAACGCCAAAAATTGTCGTGTAGCAAATAAAACCCCAAAAAGATCCATTAAGTATGAATATCACAATAGGCCACTTGCCGTTATTCCACAAAGGGTTTAATGGGAAATAAATAATTAAGCCCACTATTTGACCGTATACCTTTTCTCCAGTAGTTAAGTCCCCATACTTAAATAAGATAAGAGCAGATATTAACATTAAAATAGCGTATAGCAACAAGAATATAGATATGAATATTAAGATCTGCTTAATTTTAAACGCCCACATTTTTCTTTAGTTTGATTTACCTTTCATGAATTTTACCCTTTTCTGTAACTAGATGACAAAGATTAAATACCTTAACTTGTTGATTCTAAAAGAGGATTTTGTACTTTGTTTCCTCGGCATCAGCAGATTCGACTGACAAGTGAACCAGGCATAAGTTAATGATTCTTCAATTCAATTTTCGGTTCGTGTAGAGAAATGATATGCACTACATGATTTGCCGCAAAAAGTCCGTAATGCTTTAATTCTGTTGGATAGATATCGTTTGCAAATGTTTCCTTCAAGATGAAATCCATATAATTTGACTTTTGGAAAATACAAAAAGTCCCATAATCGCCAGAAACGTATTCACCAATGGGATTTGAATTAGCGTAACTTTCATTTATTACAGTGTATTGAAGCATAGTCATTAAACAGGATTGTAAAAAATGTTCCAGTTCCGTCTATGGCGATTTCCTTGCAACCAGATAGGTATTTGTCACCTATTTGCACGTTAACTTCAAAGTCAGATGTCGTTGAGTTTTTTACTTCAAGCAAGAGTTTATTATCTTCAGGTTCATGTAAATTGTTTAAGAAAACACTTCCATGTTTATTGTTCGTTTCAAAATTTTCTATTTATAAAAATACCAAAATCATTTATAATTCTCAACAATATATTGGTATTACGTTGATTATCTATTTTATGAATATAACGCGGTTGAAATAGCCTTTGCGCTGAAGCAGGAAGAGACAGGTACCCGTGCAGAAGAGATTTGCAGAATAAAGTGAGAGTTACAGGTTAGCAATTAGACTATCAAGGACAAAATGTAAAATGTTTCAAGCAACAAATTCTTGTAACATTGTTGGTGATGACAATAATTTAGTATGGGAGATAATGATTATAGGACGAAAAAAAGTCGTTTTTGCTCTCAACTAAAGACCGGGTGAAAATTGACAAATACATTAAAGAATTTGAAAGACAAAAAAATGAACTTGCATAATCAAACAGCCACAACTAAGATTTTGCGGATCAATGCCAAAAGTTGTGGAGCAGTGGTTTGAATTTCGCTGTTAAGCATACAATTGTGTAAGTCTGAAAAGGAAGAATTCAATATTTTTGACGCCTCTAAACTGAGCTCTAAAAGCTTTGATTTTGGCGTTGAAAGATTCGGCAGAAGCGTTTGTAGATCTGCGATCAAAGTAGTTTAATATGGTCTGATAATGATTCTGTATCGATCTTGCAATGGTGTTGAAAGCCTTGAAGCCAGTTTGCCTGACTCTTTCGTGCCATTTAGCCAGCTTGGCCAGTGCAAAGACCTTATTCTTTGTGTTTTCAAATAGCTGACTAAGCCCCATACTCAGCCCATATGCTGTTTTAAGATCAGGAAATCTTTCAAATAGAAGCTCAGCACGATCCTTTTGGCTTTGGGTCCAATCGGCAGGCTTTTTATACAATACGTATCTTCCCCTGGCGAGTAATTGCTTGACCGTATCCCCGTTATGGAGTACTTCCGGATGAAAAGGGTGGCCTGTTTTCTTTGATTGCTCAATGGCTTCATTTTCGATATCCATCGCTTCCCATCTATGTTTAATCCGCATTTCCTGTAGCGCTTCGGTAGCCAGTTTCTGCACATGGAAACGGTCAGTGACTCTGATAGCTCCTGGAAAACAACGTTTGCAGATTAGTTCCATATTACCTGCCATA
It contains:
- a CDS encoding DUF3885 domain-containing protein, with amino-acid sequence MQPLKKEVNDFMSAHFNKSEIRAPLFFNSRYGLRFDLQCGETDTEEYFHAAVLRAQQLFEETFSKNDSVMFYLVDFKWKRRKLRFSNYCFKQIEGLTEDETEYHVVRGLYESENSLDIRNVALIKVLRNRINHIGIFTAIANKDFSRQPGLDKYGFLGSKEVYFINLDKQIIFHMYDDRGLDIIASKIEVLKSVYFKFNHLLLEVNRNEIDKNFSSII
- a CDS encoding ISAon1 family transposase — encoded protein: MDTAPSSVDTISSFYGVKVKNLLRQYRDYLSDFKSWDQKAHAKQWLLYPENLGEQLSIDETSLSHGELYTIITNKAAKGKKGAIVAIVAGTKAETVISVLQQIPERLRKKVTEITLDMAGNMELICKRCFPGAIRVTDRFHVQKLATEALQEMRIKHRWEAMDIENEAIEQSKKTGHPFHPEVLHNGDTVKQLLARGRYVLYKKPADWTQSQKDRAELLFERFPDLKTAYGLSMGLSQLFENTKNKVFALAKLAKWHERVRQTGFKAFNTIARSIQNHYQTILNYFDRRSTNASAESFNAKIKAFRAQFRGVKNIEFFLFRLTQLYA